In one Pseudomonas sp. SG20056 genomic region, the following are encoded:
- a CDS encoding cobyrinate a,c-diamide synthase, with protein sequence MNSARSCPALLIAAPASGQGKTTVTAALARLHARQGKRVRVFKCGPDFLDPMILARASGAPVYQLDLWMVGEAESRRLLWEAAGEADLILIEGVMGLFDGTPSAADLARHFGVPVLAVIDGSAMAQTFGAMAHGLATFQADLPFSGVLGNRVGSVRHGEILRDVLPASIRWYGALPRSAEVGLPSRHLGLVQAGELLDLDARLDAAADALAASADTSLPPPVSFAAPEQARPAQLLKDVRIGVARDSAFAFLYQANLDLLRELGAELQFFSPLTDEQLPDVDSLYLPGGYPELHLEQLEANQAMAEAIRAHHEAGKPIHAECGGMLYLLDKLTDKQGASGQMLGLLNGEATLQPRMTAMALQQAELPEGLLRGHSFHYSALSSELQPLTRGECPNYKRTSEAVYRQGRMTASYIHFYLPSDPVAAAALFCPGAPA encoded by the coding sequence TTGAACAGCGCCCGCTCATGCCCCGCGTTATTGATCGCGGCACCGGCCTCCGGTCAGGGTAAAACCACGGTCACCGCGGCCTTGGCGCGCTTGCATGCACGCCAGGGCAAGCGCGTGCGGGTGTTCAAATGCGGCCCGGACTTTCTTGACCCGATGATTCTCGCTCGCGCCAGCGGTGCGCCGGTGTATCAGCTCGACCTGTGGATGGTCGGTGAAGCCGAGAGCCGTCGTCTGCTCTGGGAGGCGGCGGGTGAGGCTGACCTGATTCTGATTGAAGGGGTGATGGGCCTGTTCGATGGTACGCCTTCGGCAGCCGATCTGGCCCGGCACTTTGGTGTGCCGGTGCTAGCGGTGATCGACGGTTCGGCCATGGCGCAGACCTTCGGCGCCATGGCGCATGGCCTGGCGACCTTCCAGGCGGATCTGCCGTTTTCTGGCGTGCTCGGTAACCGGGTTGGCAGTGTGCGGCATGGCGAGATCCTGCGTGATGTGCTGCCGGCCTCGATCCGCTGGTACGGCGCATTACCACGCAGCGCCGAGGTCGGTTTACCGAGCCGCCATCTCGGCCTGGTTCAGGCGGGCGAACTGCTCGACCTGGATGCCCGTCTGGACGCCGCCGCCGATGCTTTGGCTGCCAGTGCCGATACCAGTCTGCCGCCGCCAGTCAGCTTCGCCGCACCAGAGCAGGCAAGGCCCGCGCAATTGCTCAAGGATGTGCGGATTGGCGTAGCACGCGACAGCGCTTTTGCCTTTCTCTATCAGGCCAACCTCGATTTGCTGCGCGAACTGGGTGCCGAATTGCAGTTCTTTTCGCCGCTTACAGATGAGCAGTTGCCGGATGTCGACAGCCTGTACCTGCCCGGCGGTTACCCAGAGCTGCATCTGGAGCAACTTGAAGCCAACCAGGCTATGGCCGAGGCAATCCGCGCTCACCACGAGGCAGGCAAACCGATCCACGCCGAGTGCGGTGGCATGCTTTACCTGCTCGACAAACTGACCGACAAGCAGGGCGCCAGCGGGCAGATGCTCGGTTTGTTAAACGGCGAGGCGACCCTGCAACCACGTATGACCGCCATGGCCCTGCAACAGGCTGAGCTGCCAGAAGGGCTGCTGCGCGGCCACAGTTTTCACTACTCGGCGCTCAGCAGCGAACTGCAACCGCTGACCCGTGGAGAGTGCCCGAACTACAAGCGCACCAGTGAGGCGGTCTATCGCCAGGGGCGGATGACCGCCTCCTATATTCACTTCTATCTGCCGTCCGACCCGGTTGCCGCTGCCGCGCTGTTTTGTCCCGGTGCGCCGGCATGA
- a CDS encoding C40 family peptidase, with the protein MTALARFSLLVVVALLSACSSRAPAPIPQPVVQAPHSSFNGNAEDVLFRALGLVGTPYRYGGNTPDGGFDCSGLIGYVYRDAAGIKLPRSTRELISMRAPTVGRDRLQSGDLVFFATNGGSQVSHAGIYVGDGRFVHAPSSGGTVRLDSLSNTYWQRTYLNAKRVFTPELARNP; encoded by the coding sequence ATGACCGCTCTCGCCCGTTTCAGTCTGCTGGTTGTTGTCGCGCTGCTCAGCGCCTGCTCCAGTCGTGCTCCTGCACCAATCCCGCAACCCGTCGTGCAAGCGCCCCACAGCAGCTTTAACGGCAATGCTGAAGATGTGCTGTTTCGCGCCCTCGGCCTGGTCGGCACACCCTATCGCTACGGCGGCAATACCCCGGATGGCGGCTTTGATTGCAGCGGTCTGATTGGCTATGTCTACCGCGATGCGGCGGGCATTAAACTGCCACGTTCGACCCGCGAGCTGATCAGCATGCGCGCCCCAACCGTCGGCCGCGACCGCCTGCAAAGTGGTGATCTGGTGTTCTTCGCCACCAATGGCGGCAGTCAGGTTAGCCATGCTGGCATCTATGTCGGCGATGGCCGTTTTGTTCATGCACCTTCAAGCGGCGGCACCGTACGCCTGGACAGCCTGAGCAATACGTATTGGCAGCGCACCTACCTGAATGCCAAGCGCGTGTTCACCCCGGAACTGGCGCGCAACCCCTGA
- a CDS encoding NAD-dependent deacylase, which translates to MQRAIKQVAEQLKQAERILLITGAGLSADSGLPTYRGLGGLYNGHTAEGLPIEAALSGSMLQRDPALCWKYLAELGKACLGAQANAGHYAIAELQRRKPQCWLLTQNIDGYHRAAGSPMERVIEIHGELAPLYCQSCGAVDTELAEHLDRPLPPKCRQCAGVLRPPVVLFEEMLPEQAIDTLYAEVRKGFEVVISIGTSASFPYIVEPLLRARQAGGFTVEINPQRTDLSARVTVHLQGRALDVLPELLSHI; encoded by the coding sequence ATGCAGCGGGCGATAAAGCAAGTCGCAGAGCAGCTCAAGCAGGCTGAACGTATCCTGCTGATTACCGGTGCCGGGTTGTCCGCCGACTCCGGTTTGCCCACCTATCGCGGCCTCGGCGGCCTGTATAACGGTCACACGGCTGAAGGTTTGCCGATTGAGGCGGCGTTGTCCGGCTCGATGCTGCAGCGTGATCCGGCGCTGTGCTGGAAATACCTGGCGGAGCTGGGCAAGGCCTGCCTGGGCGCTCAGGCCAACGCAGGGCATTACGCGATTGCCGAGCTGCAGCGCAGAAAGCCGCAGTGCTGGCTGCTGACCCAGAATATCGACGGCTATCACCGCGCTGCAGGTAGTCCGATGGAGCGGGTGATCGAGATTCATGGCGAGCTGGCGCCGCTGTATTGCCAGTCCTGTGGCGCTGTCGATACCGAGCTGGCAGAACATCTCGATCGGCCGCTGCCGCCCAAATGCCGGCAATGCGCCGGGGTGCTGCGTCCGCCCGTGGTGCTGTTCGAAGAAATGCTGCCAGAACAGGCTATCGACACGCTTTATGCTGAAGTGCGCAAAGGCTTTGAGGTGGTGATCAGTATCGGCACCAGCGCGAGCTTCCCGTATATCGTCGAACCGCTGCTGCGTGCACGGCAGGCAGGCGGCTTTACGGTGGAGATCAACCCGCAGCGCACCGACCTGAGCGCTCGGGTGACCGTGCATCTGCAAGGGCGGGCGTTAGATGTTTTGCCGGAACTACTGAGTCACATTTAG
- the bluB gene encoding 5,6-dimethylbenzimidazole synthase, producing the protein MSEQAFSAEERAAVYRAIAERRDMRHFSGGEVAPELLARLLEAAHQAPSVGLMQPWRFIRITRPALREAIHGLVEEERTRTAEALGERSDEFMRLKVEGIRDCAELLVVALMEGREAHVFGRRTLPEMDLASLACAIQNLWLAARAEGLGMGWVSLFEPQALADLLNMPTGSKPLAVLCLGPVTEFYEAPMLVQQGWAEPRPLSELLFENQWGTP; encoded by the coding sequence ATGAGCGAGCAGGCCTTCAGTGCCGAAGAGCGTGCGGCGGTCTACCGCGCCATCGCTGAGCGCCGCGATATGCGCCATTTCAGCGGTGGCGAGGTGGCTCCCGAGTTGCTCGCGCGCTTGCTCGAAGCTGCGCATCAGGCGCCCAGCGTGGGCTTGATGCAGCCCTGGCGGTTTATTCGCATCACCCGTCCGGCCTTGCGCGAAGCGATCCACGGCCTGGTAGAGGAGGAGCGCACGCGCACCGCCGAGGCGTTGGGCGAGCGCAGCGACGAGTTTATGCGGCTGAAAGTCGAGGGTATTCGCGACTGCGCCGAACTGTTGGTGGTGGCCCTGATGGAGGGGCGTGAGGCCCATGTGTTTGGCCGCCGCACCTTGCCGGAGATGGACCTCGCATCCCTGGCCTGCGCGATTCAGAACCTCTGGCTGGCGGCCCGTGCAGAGGGTTTGGGCATGGGCTGGGTGTCGCTTTTCGAGCCCCAAGCCCTGGCGGATCTGCTCAATATGCCGACGGGTAGCAAACCGTTGGCGGTGCTGTGCCTGGGGCCAGTGACGGAATTCTATGAGGCGCCGATGCTGGTGCAGCAGGGTTGGGCTGAGCCTCGGCCGCTCAGCGAGTTGCTGTTCGAGAATCAGTGGGGCACGCCATGA
- a CDS encoding C40 family peptidase, protein MLKRLAPLVPIALSVVLAACANHAPQPELATQPAVFSSTELAEFDEQAKEAALGDFTEDKSYKLPQLADSILTHGLSLVGTRYRYGGSSVKSGFDCSGFIGYLFKEELGMKLPRSSRDMINIDAPLVSRDELEPGDLLFFSTNGRNRVSHAGIYMGDNQFIHSSSSRSGGVRVDSLDDRYWSRTFIEAKRALALAPSDSVTRHP, encoded by the coding sequence ATGCTCAAACGCCTCGCACCCCTCGTGCCTATCGCACTCTCCGTGGTTTTGGCCGCCTGCGCCAACCATGCCCCACAGCCGGAGCTGGCAACCCAGCCTGCAGTGTTCTCCTCGACAGAACTTGCCGAGTTTGACGAACAAGCCAAAGAAGCGGCTCTGGGCGACTTCACTGAAGACAAATCCTACAAACTGCCGCAACTGGCTGACAGCATCCTGACTCACGGCCTGTCGCTGGTGGGTACCCGCTATCGTTACGGTGGCAGCTCGGTGAAATCCGGCTTCGATTGCAGCGGCTTTATCGGTTATCTGTTCAAGGAAGAGCTGGGCATGAAACTGCCGCGCTCGTCCCGCGACATGATCAATATCGACGCCCCGCTGGTATCGCGTGATGAGCTGGAGCCGGGCGATCTGCTGTTCTTCAGCACCAATGGCCGTAATCGCGTCAGCCATGCCGGTATCTATATGGGCGATAACCAGTTTATCCACTCCAGCAGCAGCCGCAGCGGCGGCGTGCGGGTCGATAGCCTGGATGATCGCTACTGGTCGCGTACCTTTATCGAGGCCAAACGTGCCCTGGCGCTGGCTCCCAGTGACAGCGTGACACGCCATCCTTGA
- the cobO gene encoding cob(I)yrinic acid a,c-diamide adenosyltransferase — protein MTESIERDARHKARMARKKALIDEKIAQAQDEYGLLLVHSGNGKGKSSSAFGMVARALGHGLKVGVVQFIKGAASTGEEAFFRRFPDEVSYHVMGEGFTWETQDRQRDIDKAREAWTVAAQLLNDPAIGLVVLDELNIALKYGYLELDAVLADIEARPLLQHVVVTGRGALPGMIEAADTVTEMSLVKHAFKAGVKAQKGVEF, from the coding sequence ATGACTGAATCGATTGAACGTGACGCCCGGCACAAGGCGCGCATGGCCCGCAAGAAAGCCCTTATCGATGAAAAGATTGCCCAGGCCCAGGATGAGTATGGCCTGCTGCTGGTGCACAGCGGCAATGGCAAGGGCAAGAGCAGCAGCGCCTTCGGCATGGTCGCCCGCGCCCTGGGCCACGGCCTCAAGGTGGGCGTGGTGCAATTTATCAAGGGTGCAGCCAGCACTGGCGAAGAAGCCTTCTTTCGCCGTTTTCCCGATGAAGTCAGCTACCACGTGATGGGCGAGGGCTTTACCTGGGAGACCCAGGATCGCCAGCGTGATATCGACAAGGCGCGCGAAGCCTGGACGGTGGCGGCGCAGCTGCTGAATGACCCGGCCATCGGTCTGGTGGTGCTCGACGAGCTGAATATCGCTCTGAAATACGGATATCTGGAACTCGACGCGGTGCTCGCCGATATCGAGGCGCGGCCGCTGCTACAGCATGTGGTAGTAACTGGTCGGGGCGCGTTGCCGGGCATGATCGAGGCCGCGGATACCGTGACCGAGATGAGCCTGGTCAAGCATGCGTTCAAGGCCGGGGTTAAGGCGCAGAAGGGTGTGGAGTTTTGA
- a CDS encoding DNA-3-methyladenine glycosylase I, with translation MRDYKWLHEYCLNRFGSVAALESILPQPRTADELRAISDDRYLSVLSLRVFRAGLKHSLVDAKWPAFEQVFFGFDPEKVVLMGAERLENLMQDARIIRHLGKLKSVPRNAQFILDVQKEKGSFGALIADWPVSDIVGLWKYLAKHGCQLGGLSAPRFLRMVGKDTFVPSDDMVAALKAQNIIDKVPTSLKELAAVQAAFNQWQEQSGRPLCQLSVMLAHTVNH, from the coding sequence TCGCTGCGCTGGAGTCGATCCTGCCGCAGCCGCGCACTGCTGATGAGCTGCGCGCGATCAGTGATGATCGCTACCTCTCAGTGCTCAGCCTGAGGGTGTTCCGCGCGGGCCTCAAGCACAGCCTGGTCGATGCCAAGTGGCCTGCATTCGAGCAGGTGTTCTTTGGTTTTGATCCGGAGAAAGTGGTGCTGATGGGCGCCGAGCGTCTGGAAAACCTGATGCAGGATGCGCGCATCATCCGTCATCTGGGCAAGCTCAAGAGTGTGCCGCGCAATGCCCAGTTCATCCTTGATGTGCAAAAGGAAAAGGGCAGTTTTGGTGCGCTGATTGCTGATTGGCCCGTGAGCGATATCGTTGGTCTATGGAAGTATTTGGCTAAACATGGCTGTCAGTTAGGCGGGCTGTCCGCACCGCGGTTCTTGCGCATGGTTGGCAAGGACACCTTCGTCCCTAGTGATGACATGGTTGCCGCGCTGAAGGCGCAGAATATTATCGATAAGGTGCCGACCAGCCTGAAAGAGCTGGCCGCCGTGCAGGCGGCGTTTAACCAATGGCAGGAGCAGAGCGGGCGGCCGCTGTGCCAGCTGTCGGTGATGCTGGCGCATACGGTCAACCACTGA
- a CDS encoding alpha/beta hydrolase, whose amino-acid sequence MTCLRALSCVCLALLLGACAGPTPLMLMSTPVIYHQAAIDPFAHLSPAERVPDVALFYATTRAPEGVGYGNRVSPTLQLGRAQVRLGDQQSDWSQLHSASVSELRARELPLSLIAAQQTAVLPVLRPIDVPLAPPVQSYVDAINLALDNARDKEIIIYVHGAKVDFANACELTGELVHFAGRDFVGLAFDWPSHQNIASYLLGIDVNRARDSSQALAQLIELLARHTAAERINLIAYSAGGRVASLALQTFQNRHPDLNTAQLQARYRIGAVVFAAADVPEEVFEGRLPAISRVAEQVMITVSDQDEALDYAQRLMPGGARIGSSRAEQSLHQFTRRRHLNNVTLLDVSGNSSERGFDIVGHHYWYRHPWVSSDVILLLRTNLPPDQRALSVTEHPAVWYMNTDYPLTVREATRRVLKGQW is encoded by the coding sequence ATGACCTGTTTACGCGCGCTGTCATGTGTATGCCTTGCTCTGCTGTTGGGCGCCTGTGCTGGGCCAACGCCGCTGATGCTGATGAGCACGCCGGTGATTTATCACCAGGCTGCTATCGATCCTTTCGCCCATTTGTCACCGGCAGAACGGGTGCCCGATGTGGCACTGTTCTACGCCACTACCCGGGCGCCAGAGGGCGTGGGCTATGGCAATCGCGTCAGTCCAACCTTGCAACTGGGGCGTGCCCAGGTGCGTTTGGGCGACCAGCAGAGTGATTGGTCGCAATTGCATTCGGCTTCGGTTAGCGAGCTGCGCGCGCGTGAGCTGCCACTGAGTCTGATTGCGGCTCAGCAAACAGCGGTACTGCCGGTGCTGCGGCCGATTGATGTGCCTTTGGCGCCGCCGGTGCAGAGCTATGTCGATGCGATCAACCTGGCGCTGGACAACGCCCGCGACAAGGAAATCATCATCTATGTGCATGGTGCCAAGGTGGATTTCGCCAATGCCTGTGAACTGACGGGCGAGCTGGTACATTTTGCCGGGCGCGACTTTGTCGGTCTGGCGTTCGACTGGCCGTCACACCAGAACATTGCCAGCTATCTGCTCGGCATTGATGTGAATCGCGCTCGTGATTCTAGCCAGGCGTTGGCGCAGTTGATCGAACTGCTGGCGCGGCATACCGCTGCCGAGCGGATCAACCTGATCGCCTATAGCGCCGGTGGGCGCGTGGCATCTCTGGCGTTGCAGACGTTCCAGAATCGTCATCCGGATTTGAATACCGCGCAGTTGCAGGCGCGTTATCGGATTGGCGCAGTGGTGTTTGCCGCTGCGGATGTCCCCGAGGAAGTATTTGAGGGGCGTCTGCCGGCAATCAGTCGCGTCGCTGAGCAGGTGATGATCACTGTGTCCGATCAGGACGAGGCACTGGATTACGCGCAGCGCCTGATGCCTGGTGGCGCACGGATTGGCAGCAGTCGGGCCGAGCAGAGCCTGCACCAGTTCACCCGCAGGCGGCACTTGAACAATGTCACTCTGCTGGATGTGTCCGGTAATAGCAGCGAGCGCGGCTTTGATATCGTCGGGCATCACTACTGGTACCGTCACCCCTGGGTCAGCAGTGATGTGATCTTGCTGCTGCGTACCAACCTGCCGCCGGATCAGCGGGCGCTCTCTGTCACCGAGCACCCGGCAGTCTGGTACATGAATACTGACTACCCGCTGACGGTACGTGAAGCAACCCGGCGGGTACTCAAGGGGCAGTGGTAG
- a CDS encoding MliC family protein, protein MFTPKRFAILALLGLPLATLQAAEPAFSCAKVAAGSIEELICQTPALAELDQKMASVYQQASAKAENQHPPVLKAEQRGWIKGRNDCWKAADREQCVAESYRLRIAELQARYALLKGTGPVHFQCDDLPAKEVIVTYYPTEPGTLLAEFADSVALMYQQPAASGSKYQGRNESFWEHQGEASVVWGYGSPEMKCQAK, encoded by the coding sequence ATGTTCACCCCTAAGCGTTTTGCCATTTTGGCTCTGCTCGGCCTGCCGTTAGCGACCCTGCAGGCGGCTGAGCCAGCGTTCAGCTGTGCCAAGGTAGCGGCTGGCAGTATCGAGGAGCTGATTTGTCAGACGCCTGCTCTGGCCGAACTTGATCAGAAAATGGCGAGTGTTTATCAGCAGGCTTCGGCCAAGGCCGAAAATCAGCATCCTCCTGTACTCAAGGCTGAGCAGAGAGGTTGGATAAAAGGCCGCAATGACTGCTGGAAGGCCGCTGACCGTGAGCAGTGTGTAGCCGAGAGCTATCGCCTGCGGATTGCCGAATTGCAGGCGCGCTACGCGTTACTGAAAGGGACCGGTCCGGTGCATTTTCAATGCGATGACCTGCCAGCCAAGGAAGTCATCGTCACCTACTACCCCACCGAGCCTGGGACCCTGCTGGCCGAGTTTGCTGACAGCGTGGCGCTGATGTACCAGCAACCTGCAGCCAGCGGCAGCAAATATCAGGGGCGCAACGAATCATTCTGGGAGCACCAGGGTGAGGCGAGCGTGGTGTGGGGCTATGGCTCGCCCGAGATGAAGTGTCAGGCCAAGTAA
- the cbiB gene encoding adenosylcobinamide-phosphate synthase CbiB: MSLVLSTCAGVVLDAIFGEPKGWHPLVAFGRMAERIEQRFNPAGSGWRSHGVSAWCLAVLPLTLLAWLLSEISGLGWAVEIMALYAALGLKSLGEHAMPVAQALRLGDLRLARERVGYMVSRNTAQLDATGVARAGSESVLENGSDAVFAALFWFVLAGAPGVVLYRLSNTLDAMWGYRNERFERFGWAAAKIDDALNYLPARLVALTYALLGKTLLALRCWRTQAPLWDSPNAGPVMAAGAGALGVSLGGAAEYHGEVHVRPDLGAGPPPRARDIERAVNLVYGGVLLWLALLVLWGLAYA, translated from the coding sequence ATGAGCCTGGTGCTGAGTACCTGCGCCGGAGTCGTTCTGGATGCGATTTTTGGCGAACCCAAGGGCTGGCACCCGCTGGTGGCCTTTGGTCGTATGGCCGAGCGTATCGAGCAACGCTTCAATCCGGCGGGCAGCGGTTGGCGCAGCCATGGCGTCAGCGCATGGTGCCTGGCGGTATTGCCGCTGACCCTGCTGGCCTGGCTGTTGAGTGAGATCAGCGGGCTGGGTTGGGCGGTGGAGATCATGGCCTTGTATGCCGCCCTGGGTCTGAAAAGCCTGGGTGAGCATGCCATGCCAGTGGCGCAGGCGCTGCGTCTGGGCGATTTGCGCCTGGCCCGCGAGCGGGTTGGCTATATGGTCAGCCGCAATACCGCGCAACTGGATGCCACGGGTGTGGCCCGCGCTGGCAGCGAATCGGTGTTGGAAAACGGCAGCGACGCGGTGTTCGCCGCGCTGTTCTGGTTTGTGTTGGCTGGCGCACCGGGGGTGGTGCTGTATCGCCTGAGCAATACCCTGGACGCTATGTGGGGCTATCGCAATGAACGCTTTGAACGCTTCGGCTGGGCCGCGGCGAAGATCGACGATGCACTCAATTACCTGCCTGCGCGGCTGGTCGCCTTGACCTACGCGTTGCTGGGTAAAACCCTGTTGGCGCTGCGTTGCTGGCGCACCCAGGCGCCGCTGTGGGACAGCCCGAATGCTGGCCCCGTGATGGCAGCGGGTGCAGGGGCCTTGGGCGTCAGCCTGGGCGGGGCGGCGGAATATCACGGTGAGGTGCATGTGCGGCCTGATCTGGGTGCGGGGCCGCCGCCCCGGGCGCGGGATATCGAACGGGCAGTCAATCTGGTCTACGGCGGCGTGCTGCTGTGGCTGGCGCTGCTAGTGCTGTGGGGGCTTGCTTATGCTTGA
- a CDS encoding class I SAM-dependent methyltransferase translates to MTNRTLNLDSALYQYLLDVSLRETPLLKRLREETAQLSTARWQIAPEQGQFMALLVQLTGARRIVEVGTFTGYSAICMAQAMPEGGRLICCDIPAEYNATAERYWREAGLSGCIEQRLAPALQTLAELEAEGLAGSIDLLFIDADKANYPAYLEHALRLVRQGGLILFDNTLWSGRVLEQNPESDDTRAIQALNLALRDDPRLDLSLLPLGDGLSLCRKR, encoded by the coding sequence ATGACCAACCGAACGCTCAATCTCGATTCCGCCCTGTATCAATATCTGCTGGATGTTTCCCTACGTGAAACACCGCTGCTCAAACGTCTGCGCGAGGAAACCGCACAGCTGAGTACGGCGCGTTGGCAGATTGCCCCTGAGCAGGGGCAGTTTATGGCCTTGCTGGTGCAGTTGACCGGCGCGCGGCGGATTGTCGAAGTGGGCACCTTTACCGGCTACAGCGCCATTTGCATGGCCCAGGCCATGCCCGAAGGTGGTCGACTGATCTGCTGCGACATCCCCGCTGAGTACAACGCCACTGCCGAGCGTTATTGGCGCGAAGCGGGATTGAGTGGGTGTATCGAACAGCGTTTGGCGCCGGCGCTACAGACCCTGGCGGAGCTAGAAGCTGAAGGTTTGGCTGGCAGTATCGACCTGCTGTTTATCGACGCCGACAAGGCCAATTACCCAGCCTATTTGGAACATGCCCTGCGCCTGGTGCGCCAGGGTGGACTGATCCTGTTCGATAATACCCTGTGGAGCGGACGTGTGCTTGAGCAGAACCCCGAAAGCGACGACACCCGAGCCATTCAGGCGCTTAACCTGGCGCTGCGGGATGATCCACGCCTCGACCTGTCCTTGTTGCCGTTGGGCGACGGTTTGAGCCTGTGCCGTAAACGCTGA
- the cobD gene encoding threonine-phosphate decarboxylase CobD — translation MLEHGGRLRAASLRYGIALAEWLDLSTGIAPYGWPLPAIPASAWTRLPEQQDGLEIAARDYYGVANLLPVAGSQAAIQALPRLLRHVTVGIVSPAYAEHAAAWQREGHRLLELSEGAIERALERIDVLLLVNPNNPTGRCIEPARLLEWHRRLAERGGWLVVDEAFIDCTSAFSLAAFSELPGLIVLRSFGKFFGLAGIRLGFVLAQPQLLAQLAELLGPWAISGPSRVVATALLQDMVGQQAQRERLLADGERLAALLAAHGFSPTGGCALFQFCCTPQAALLHEFLALQGILTRLFEKPLSLRFGLPPDEAGWQRLQQALAVFAGELT, via the coding sequence ATGCTTGAACATGGTGGCCGGCTACGCGCAGCCTCGCTGCGTTATGGCATAGCCCTGGCGGAGTGGCTGGATTTGTCCACCGGCATTGCGCCCTACGGCTGGCCCTTGCCCGCCATTCCGGCCAGTGCCTGGACACGCTTGCCCGAGCAGCAGGACGGCCTGGAAATCGCTGCGCGCGATTACTACGGCGTCGCCAACCTGCTGCCGGTGGCGGGTTCGCAAGCCGCCATTCAGGCGCTGCCGCGTCTGCTGCGACACGTCACCGTGGGCATTGTTTCACCCGCTTATGCCGAGCATGCGGCGGCCTGGCAGCGCGAAGGGCATCGTTTGCTGGAACTCAGCGAAGGGGCCATCGAGCGGGCGCTGGAGCGCATCGATGTGCTGTTGCTGGTCAACCCGAATAACCCTACCGGCCGCTGCATTGAACCTGCACGCTTGCTGGAGTGGCATCGGCGGTTGGCCGAGCGGGGCGGCTGGCTGGTGGTGGACGAGGCCTTTATCGATTGCACGTCGGCGTTCAGCCTGGCGGCGTTCAGTGAGTTGCCCGGGTTGATCGTGCTGCGCTCGTTTGGCAAGTTTTTCGGTTTAGCGGGCATTCGTCTGGGTTTTGTCCTGGCGCAACCGCAGCTGCTGGCGCAACTGGCCGAATTGCTCGGCCCCTGGGCCATCAGCGGACCGAGCCGCGTGGTGGCCACGGCGTTGTTGCAGGACATGGTTGGTCAGCAGGCGCAACGTGAGCGGTTGCTCGCCGATGGTGAACGCCTAGCGGCACTGTTGGCTGCGCATGGGTTCAGCCCCACAGGTGGTTGCGCGTTGTTCCAGTTCTGTTGCACACCGCAGGCTGCCTTGCTGCATGAGTTTCTCGCCCTGCAAGGCATCCTTACCCGCCTGTTTGAAAAGCCGCTGAGCCTGCGTTTTGGTTTGCCACCGGATGAGGCCGGCTGGCAGCGTTTGCAGCAGGCGCTGGCGGTCTTCGCTGGAGAGCTGACATGA